TTCTTGAACTTCTTCGGGCGTTCGGGCAACTCCTGCCACTACATCTGGTAGATCAGGTCTTTTGTGAACTATTTTTAGCACTTTGATCCAGCTTTTGCACATTTGACAACCCGGCATTAAAAACACAACTAGTTTGTCACCTGTTGTTAAGCTATCGGCGTATTCTTCTATCCATTTGGGTTGCCAAAGGCGATCAACCTTAAGCAGAGATAAGTCTAATAAAGGTTTTTCTTTCTTCCACAAATACAAATACGAAACACCAGTCCCGAGACAACTGATTGCTAAAGAAATGAGTAATGCGCTCACTTGCTGGGAAACTGTTAAAATATCGACGACGGGATAAAACCAAGCCAACCCAATCAAAGCAGTGTAGATGATGTTGAGGAGTAAACTTTGGTTGGGACTAATATTAATTAGACCGTTATAGCAACCACAATTATTTGTGCGTTTAGTCGAGGTACTCCAGTAAGTTAAACACGATAACACCAATAACAGAACAATCGTACCGGGAAAAAGCCACTGTGGAAACAGCTGTAAAATTAAGGCTATCCCAAGGACACACTCTAGAATTGTGAAGGCGATCG
This portion of the Brasilonema sennae CENA114 genome encodes:
- a CDS encoding MauE/DoxX family redox-associated membrane protein yields the protein MYSISLISTLVVGSVFLVTGIVKALAPQTFIIHITKLQLFSQKVNLAVAIAFTILECVLGIALILQLFPQWLFPGTIVLLLVLSCLTYWSTSTKRTNNCGCYNGLINISPNQSLLLNIIYTALIGLAWFYPVVDILTVSQQVSALLISLAISCLGTGVSYLYLWKKEKPLLDLSLLKVDRLWQPKWIEEYADSLTTGDKLVVFLMPGCQMCKSWIKVLKIVHKRPDLPDVVAGVARTPEEVQEFVQLYNINFPVVAMNPFVMSRFAEAFPTGVLLENGIIREKWLGVMPLAFVQRIKPNLSVAEVAKS